A genome region from Triticum aestivum cultivar Chinese Spring chromosome 2B, IWGSC CS RefSeq v2.1, whole genome shotgun sequence includes the following:
- the LOC123046628 gene encoding protein RGF1 INDUCIBLE TRANSCRIPTION FACTOR 1 translates to MAFHDEAPLLLRINTARGGHMGGGECDEAENQRWPPWLKPLLATSFFGQCKMHADAHKCECNMYCLDCINGALCSQCLAYHHGHHAIQIRRSSYHDVIRVSEIQKVLDITGVQTYIINSARVVFLNERPQPRPGKGVTNTCDVCERSLLDTFRFCSLGCKIVGTSGEFRGRKRHAGGKKMKLKLKKAAASDSDDSSTITSGGSDKSSVVQSFSPSTPPATANSYRSSKRRKGIPHRSPFGNLIVEF, encoded by the exons ATGGCATTCCACGACGAGGCGCCGCTGCTGCTCAGGATCAACACCGCCAGAGGCGGCCACATG GGCGGAGGCGAGTGCGACGAGGCCGAGAACCAGCGGTGGCCGCCGTGGCTCAAGCCGCTGCTGGCGACCAGCTTCTTCGGGCAATGCAAGATGCACGCGGACGCCCACAAGTGCGAGTGCAACATGTACTGCCTCGACTGCATCAACGGCGCCCTCTGCTCCCAGTGCCTCGCCTACCACCACGGCCACCACGCCATCCAG ATAAGGAGGTCCTCCTACCACGACGTGATCCGCGTGTCGGAGATCCAGAAGGTGCTGGACATAACCGGCGTGCAGACCTACATCATCAACAGCGCGCGCGTCGTGTTCCTCAACGAGCGCCCGCAGCCCAGGCCCGGCAAGGGCGTCACCAACACCTGCGACGTCTGCGAGCGCAGCCTCCTCGACACCTTCCGCTTCTGCTCCCTCGGATGCAAG ATCGTTGGGACCTCCGGCGAGTTCCGCGGCCGGAAGAGGCACGCCGGCGGCAAGAAGATGAAGCTGAAGCTGAAGAAGGCGGCGGCGTCGGACTCGGACGACTCGTCCACCATCACCAGCGGCGGCAGCGACAAGAGCAGCGTGGTGCAGAGCTTCTCCCCGTCCACCCCGCCGGCCACCGCCAACAgctaccgctcctccaagcggcgCAAGGGCATCCCGCACCGGTCGCCCTTCGGCAACCTCATTGTGGAGTTCTGA